The Neisseria yangbaofengii genome contains a region encoding:
- a CDS encoding recombination-associated protein RdgC, producing MWFKQISFYPVNKEKLPELEILAAKLGEAEFTHCQGLDWFSEGFASPVSFSPELVFPADYTWRVALKKEEKVLPAGVIRDILDDKVLEIQNNEGRNVGRKEKQELKEIITDDLLPRAFTRSSRTQAVLDTRHGYLLVNNASSAKAENLLTQLREALGGLEASLPNTKQSPSSLMTSWLLDGHCEGGFELDSDCELKGVGDVVPTVKVSKQDLTADEVVQHVKNGKTVTQLGLVWREQIAFILTQDFTLKRIQYLDVLQEEAENNGDDAASLTFASQILMTEAISTMLEELVSYLGGWQE from the coding sequence ATGTGGTTTAAGCAAATCAGTTTTTACCCTGTCAACAAGGAAAAACTGCCTGAATTGGAGATTTTGGCGGCCAAACTGGGCGAAGCCGAATTTACCCATTGCCAGGGTTTGGATTGGTTCAGCGAAGGCTTTGCCTCACCTGTTTCTTTCTCGCCTGAATTGGTTTTTCCGGCCGATTACACTTGGCGCGTGGCCTTGAAAAAAGAAGAGAAAGTCTTGCCTGCGGGTGTCATCCGCGATATTTTGGACGACAAGGTTTTGGAAATCCAAAATAACGAAGGCCGCAATGTCGGCCGCAAGGAAAAGCAGGAATTGAAAGAGATCATCACCGATGATTTGCTGCCGCGCGCGTTTACCCGCTCCAGCCGCACGCAGGCGGTATTGGATACGCGCCATGGTTATTTGCTGGTGAACAATGCTTCTTCTGCCAAAGCGGAAAATCTGTTGACCCAATTGCGCGAAGCCTTGGGCGGCTTGGAAGCGAGTTTGCCGAATACCAAGCAGTCTCCTTCTTCACTGATGACTTCTTGGCTGCTCGACGGCCATTGCGAAGGCGGTTTTGAGTTGGACAGTGATTGCGAACTCAAAGGCGTGGGCGATGTGGTGCCGACGGTAAAAGTATCCAAACAGGATTTGACCGCCGATGAAGTGGTGCAGCATGTGAAAAACGGCAAAACCGTCACCCAACTGGGCTTGGTGTGGCGCGAGCAGATTGCGTTTATCCTGACGCAGGATTTCACGCTCAAGCGCATTCAGTATTTGGATGTGTTGCAGGAAGAAGCGGAAAACAACGGCGACGATGCCGCCAGCCTGACCTTTGCTTCGCAAATTTTGATGACGGAAGCAATCAGCACCATGCTGGAAGAATTGGTTTCTTATCTGGGCGGCTGGCAGGAATAA
- a CDS encoding murein hydrolase activator EnvC family protein, giving the protein MKTQTLITISTRCKTILLTGMAALLAACASNQTKPVPEGYYRVQSGDTLYRIAKRYGQSVQTLATWNNLTNSSKIEVGQVLRVRRDAAANPSAARSVAPVNRLQLQWPADNGGNSIIRRYNGVTNKGIDISGYRGQTVKAAAAGQVIYVGEGVRGYGKLILISHNTSTITAYAHNDNILVQKDQNVHAGQPIGNMGSTDSDQVKLHFEVRINGKAVDPMIHLP; this is encoded by the coding sequence ATGAAAACACAGACACTTATCACCATCTCAACCCGCTGCAAAACGATTTTGCTTACCGGCATGGCGGCGCTGCTTGCCGCCTGCGCTTCAAACCAAACCAAACCGGTGCCGGAAGGCTATTACCGCGTTCAATCAGGCGATACCTTATACCGCATCGCCAAACGTTACGGCCAAAGCGTGCAAACTTTGGCAACTTGGAACAATTTGACTAATTCTTCCAAAATCGAAGTCGGCCAAGTCTTGCGTGTGCGCCGTGATGCAGCTGCCAATCCTTCGGCCGCCCGTTCGGTCGCACCGGTTAACCGCCTGCAGCTGCAATGGCCGGCGGATAACGGCGGCAACAGCATTATCCGGCGCTACAACGGTGTGACCAACAAAGGCATCGATATTTCAGGCTATCGCGGTCAAACCGTGAAAGCCGCTGCTGCCGGCCAAGTGATTTATGTCGGTGAAGGCGTGCGTGGCTACGGCAAACTGATTTTAATCAGCCACAACACCTCAACCATCACCGCCTATGCGCACAACGACAATATTTTGGTACAAAAAGACCAAAACGTGCATGCCGGTCAGCCTATCGGCAATATGGGCAGCACCGACAGCGATCAAGTGAAGCTGCATTTTGAAGTGCGGATTAACGGTAAAGCGGTTGACCCGATGATACATTTGCCATGA
- the hemH gene encoding ferrochelatase: MPHFLAEPTLSYEQQHKTAVVLMNLGTPDAPTAQAVRPYLKDFLSDPRVVELPKLVWQPILRGLVLTLRPQKSAHGYEKIWFKEGSPLAVYTGRQTKALAAALPNVIVRHAMTYGNPGAPEVLQDLKNQGVGNVLVIPLYPQYAASSTGAALDKVFAELLQQRNQMSVRTISRFYDDAGYIEAMKQHIQAYWTEHGRGEKLMLSFHGIPQKNHDDGDPYLKECHHTAKLLAEALDLSANEYIVSFQSQFGKAKWVKPSTQDLFGELPKQGVTKLDVFCPGFLADCLETMEEIALIGREQFHEAGGKQYRFIPCLNDNPVWVNALAELAKKHLQGWAE; the protein is encoded by the coding sequence ATGCCGCATTTTTTAGCCGAGCCTACCCTTTCTTACGAGCAGCAACACAAAACTGCCGTGGTCTTGATGAATTTGGGTACACCTGATGCGCCGACCGCGCAAGCAGTGCGCCCGTATTTGAAAGATTTTTTGTCTGACCCGCGCGTAGTGGAATTGCCAAAACTGGTTTGGCAACCGATTTTACGCGGTCTGGTATTGACTTTGCGCCCGCAAAAAAGCGCACATGGCTATGAAAAAATCTGGTTTAAAGAAGGCTCGCCTTTGGCAGTTTATACCGGGCGGCAAACCAAGGCATTGGCGGCGGCGTTGCCCAATGTCATCGTGCGCCATGCCATGACTTACGGTAATCCGGGCGCGCCGGAAGTGTTGCAGGACTTGAAAAACCAAGGCGTGGGCAATGTATTGGTGATTCCGCTGTATCCACAATATGCCGCTTCGAGCACCGGCGCGGCCTTGGATAAGGTGTTTGCCGAATTGCTGCAACAGCGCAACCAAATGAGCGTGCGCACCATATCGCGTTTTTATGATGATGCCGGCTACATTGAAGCAATGAAACAGCATATTCAGGCCTACTGGACGGAACATGGCCGCGGCGAGAAACTGATGCTCAGCTTCCACGGCATTCCGCAGAAAAATCATGATGATGGCGACCCTTATCTGAAAGAATGCCACCACACCGCCAAACTGCTGGCTGAAGCCTTGGACTTGAGCGCAAACGAATACATTGTCTCGTTCCAAAGCCAATTCGGTAAGGCAAAATGGGTAAAGCCAAGCACGCAGGATTTGTTTGGCGAACTGCCGAAACAAGGCGTGACCAAATTAGATGTATTCTGCCCGGGTTTTTTAGCAGACTGCTTGGAAACCATGGAAGAAATCGCCCTGATAGGACGCGAACAATTCCACGAAGCCGGCGGCAAACAATATCGGTTTATTCCATGTTTGAACGATAATCCGGTGTGGGTAAATGCACTGGCGGAGTTGGCGAAAAAGCATTTGCAAGGCTGGGCGGAATAA
- the dcd gene encoding dCTP deaminase encodes MSIKSDKWIRRMSEEHGMIEPFEPNQIKEINGQRIISYGTSSYGYDIRCANEFKIFTNINSTIVDPKNFDPKNFVTVEDDCCIIPPNSFALARTVEYFRIPRNVLTVCLGKSTYARCGIIVNVTPFEPEWEGYVTLEFSNTTPLPAKIYAGEGVAQVLFFESDEVCETSYKDRNGKYMRQTGVTLPKT; translated from the coding sequence ATGAGCATTAAATCAGACAAATGGATTCGCCGCATGAGCGAAGAACACGGCATGATTGAGCCGTTTGAGCCGAACCAAATCAAGGAAATCAACGGCCAGCGCATTATTTCCTACGGCACGTCCAGCTACGGCTACGACATCCGCTGCGCCAACGAATTCAAAATTTTCACCAACATCAACAGCACCATCGTCGATCCGAAAAATTTCGATCCGAAAAACTTCGTCACCGTCGAAGACGATTGCTGCATCATTCCGCCGAACTCATTCGCACTGGCGCGCACGGTGGAATATTTCCGCATTCCGCGCAATGTGTTGACCGTATGCTTGGGCAAGTCAACCTACGCCCGCTGCGGCATTATTGTGAATGTCACCCCGTTCGAGCCGGAATGGGAAGGCTATGTTACGCTGGAATTTTCCAACACCACCCCGCTTCCGGCTAAAATCTACGCCGGCGAAGGCGTAGCGCAAGTATTGTTCTTCGAGAGCGACGAAGTGTGCGAAACATCTTACAAAGACCGCAACGGCAAATACATGAGGCAAACCGGTGTGACCTTGCCGAAAACTTGA
- a CDS encoding FxsA family protein produces the protein MQFLSIGFLVLIFLEIMSIVWVADWLGGGPTFLLMIASFALGVFMLRRTGMSGVLLAGATMRSGKEISMYQLLWPIRFALAGLLLMSPGFASMVVALILLLPIKGKPIADMSVHTATFNPHRTQNPFTRQSTQPKDDDIIDAEYTTVTRVDPRSKNKGYIEHKPD, from the coding sequence ATGCAATTTTTAAGTATCGGCTTTTTGGTACTCATCTTTTTAGAAATCATGTCGATTGTTTGGGTTGCCGATTGGCTCGGCGGCGGCCCGACCTTTTTGCTGATGATTGCCAGCTTTGCGCTCGGCGTATTCATGCTGCGCCGTACCGGTATGTCGGGCGTGTTATTAGCAGGTGCCACCATGCGCAGCGGCAAAGAAATTTCCATGTATCAGCTTTTGTGGCCGATTCGTTTTGCATTGGCCGGTTTGCTGCTGATGAGCCCGGGCTTTGCTTCTATGGTTGTCGCACTGATTTTGTTGCTGCCGATTAAAGGCAAACCGATTGCCGACATGAGCGTGCATACCGCCACTTTCAACCCTCATCGCACACAAAATCCGTTTACCCGACAATCAACGCAGCCGAAAGACGACGACATCATCGATGCCGAGTACACCACCGTGACCCGCGTTGATCCGCGCAGCAAAAACAAAGGTTATATCGAACACAAACCCGATTAA
- the serS gene encoding serine--tRNA ligase, giving the protein MLDIQLLRNAPHAVADRLAARGYEFDTARFQALEEQRKAVQVKAEELQAARNSISKQIGALKGQGKHDEAQAAMDRVAQIKVDLEQAAKDLEAVQQELDAWLLTIPNLPHESVPEGKDETENVEVRKVGTPREFDFEIKDHVDLGEPLGLDFEGGARLSGARFTVMKGQIARLHRALAQFMLDTHTLQHGYTEHYTPYIVDDVTLQGTGQLPKFAEDLFHVTRGGDESKKTQYLIPTAEVTLTNTVAGSIVADSELPLKLTAHSPCFRSEAGAYGKDVRGLIRQHQFDKVEMVQIVRPENSYQALEEMVGHAENILKALELPYRVITLCTGDMGFGATKTYDLEVWVPAQNTYREISSCSNCEDFQARRMKARFKDENGKNRLVHTLNGSGLAVGRTLVAVLENHQNADGSINVPAALQPYMGGVAKLEVK; this is encoded by the coding sequence ATGTTAGACATCCAACTTTTGCGTAATGCCCCCCATGCGGTGGCGGACCGTTTGGCGGCGCGCGGTTATGAATTTGATACGGCGCGTTTTCAGGCTTTGGAAGAGCAGCGTAAGGCGGTGCAGGTCAAGGCCGAGGAATTGCAGGCGGCGCGTAACAGTATTTCCAAGCAAATCGGTGCGCTCAAAGGTCAGGGCAAACATGATGAGGCTCAGGCTGCCATGGATCGGGTGGCGCAAATCAAGGTGGATTTGGAGCAGGCGGCGAAGGATTTGGAGGCGGTGCAGCAGGAGTTGGATGCTTGGTTGCTGACTATTCCGAATCTGCCGCATGAGAGTGTGCCTGAGGGCAAAGACGAAACGGAAAACGTGGAAGTGCGCAAAGTCGGCACGCCGCGCGAATTTGATTTCGAGATTAAAGACCATGTCGATTTGGGCGAACCGCTCGGCCTGGATTTTGAAGGCGGCGCGCGTTTGTCGGGTGCCCGTTTTACCGTGATGAAAGGCCAAATCGCGCGTTTGCACCGAGCATTGGCGCAATTTATGCTGGATACGCACACGCTGCAACACGGCTACACCGAGCATTACACGCCTTATATCGTCGATGACGTAACCTTGCAGGGCACGGGTCAGTTGCCGAAATTTGCGGAAGATTTGTTCCATGTGACCCGTGGCGGCGACGAGAGCAAGAAAACGCAATATCTGATTCCGACTGCGGAAGTGACGCTCACCAATACCGTGGCCGGCAGCATTGTGGCCGACAGCGAACTGCCGCTGAAGCTGACCGCGCATTCGCCTTGTTTCCGTTCGGAAGCGGGTGCGTATGGCAAAGACGTGCGCGGTTTGATCCGCCAGCACCAGTTCGACAAAGTGGAAATGGTGCAAATCGTGCGTCCGGAAAATTCTTATCAGGCTTTGGAAGAGATGGTCGGCCATGCAGAAAATATCTTGAAAGCTTTGGAGCTGCCTTACCGCGTGATTACCTTGTGCACCGGCGACATGGGTTTTGGCGCAACCAAAACGTACGATTTGGAAGTGTGGGTGCCGGCGCAAAATACTTACCGTGAGATTTCCAGCTGCTCCAACTGCGAAGATTTCCAAGCGCGCCGTATGAAAGCGCGTTTCAAAGATGAAAACGGCAAAAACCGCTTGGTGCATACTTTAAACGGCTCGGGTCTGGCAGTTGGCCGCACTTTGGTGGCGGTATTGGAAAACCATCAAAACGCCGACGGGAGCATCAATGTTCCTGCTGCGTTGCAGCCATATATGGGCGGTGTGGCTAAGTTGGAAGTGAAGTAA